A single Papilio machaon chromosome 12, ilPapMach1.1, whole genome shotgun sequence DNA region contains:
- the LOC106710437 gene encoding DNA topoisomerase 2, whose amino-acid sequence MADIRTMINKMQSATQNGTSEAAPPAKGQKGTIEKIYQKKSQLEHILLRPDTYIGSVERATETMWVFDKEKECMVQKELTFVPGLYKIYDEILVNAADNKQRDSKMDVIRIDINQEQNTISVYNNGCGIPVVMHKDEKMYVPTMIFGHLLTSSNYNDEEEKVTGGRNGYGAKLCNIFSTKFTVETASRQYKKHFKQTWGCNMTKASEPKVKEAGKDDDFTKVTFSPDLAKFKMDKLEDDIVALMSRRAYDVAASSQGVKVYLNGERLKINKFKDYVDLYIKGKEDENGQPLKVVYEKVNDRWEVALTLSDRGFQQVSFVNSIATTKGGKHVDTVADSVVKNVLEVLKKKNKGGVNIKPFQVKNHMWVFINCLIVNPTFDSQTKENMTLQAKSFGSKCNFSEKFINAVTKSGLVESVLTWAKFKAQTELVKASGKKQSKLKGIPKLEDANDAGTKNSHLCTLILTEGDSAKTLAVSGLSVVGRDHYGVFPLKGKPLNVRDASHKQVLENVEINNLIKILGLQYKKKYNTLDDLKTLRYGKVMIMADQDQDGSHIKGLIINFIHHNWPELLKLPFLEEFITPIVKATKKDKEISFYSLPEFEEWKRETENHHTFNIKYYKGLGTSTSKEAKEYFQNMERHRIKFRYSGPTDDHHIELAFSKKGADQRKEWLTNHMDEVKRRREIGLSERYLYTKETKAVTYSDFINLELVLFSNGDNVRSIPSMVDGLKPGQRKVIFTCIKRNDKREVKVAQLAGSVAEHSAYHHGEQSLAMTIVNLAQNYVGSNNINLLEPRGQFGTRLCGGKDSASPRYIFTLMSPLTRLVFHPHDDPLLIHEFEDNQKIEPVHYVPILPMVLVNGAEGIGTGWSTKIPNYNPRDIVANIRRMLDGEEPTTMHPWYKNFRGTIESFGDKYVISGEAAVLPGEKIEITELPVGTWTQNYKENVLEPMLGNEKVKPLISEYREYNTDTTVRFVVSLLPGKLAEVEAEGIHKVFKLQTTISMTCMNAFDHNNCLKKYDKVEEVLREFYDLRLRYYSRRKDFLEGQLQAEADKLTNQARFILEKCDKGLVIENKKRKAMVEELIKRGYAPDPIADWKKRASKMQGLDTVEEEEQESEEEVEPEDNKGKPVDPEKAFQQLKEVKKFNYLLGMSMWMLTKEKKDDLLKQRDQKLSELEILKAKTPAMLWREDLDAFLVRLEEVEEKERNEENTVNKKSSKAMAANKKNRKSLFDIIPSENGRRIEPKISEDLIKRIQAAEKAKTRKEIKKEYDPDDPTGVTPPTSGEKKPKGRVKKEKPEKEKAEKTDGLKQTKLTFKKEPKKKKMTFSGSSSGEMSESDVEMVEQPAPRERASARRAATKVQKYKDGSEESESNEELELHDNKVDSEGERPRALSLSDDDDFNVKKNANKKPAEMDSDCLFDSLIEDTKKDQPTNNHHSEPTTILSSEEEEAPLSPPKKKPAPKRKLLNTNSKDKKEDKPKKRPAKVLLSADSDDDSIFDTKKDKKANPKKKAKKKADSDSEDEDISSSPAPRGKARSRPQAKYNFSDDSE is encoded by the exons ATGGCTGATATAAGG acAATGATAAACAAAATGCAAAGTGCAACCCAGAATGGCACATCAGAGGCTGCGCCTCCGGCCAAGGGTCAAAAAGGCACAATAGAAAAGATATATCAAAAGAAATCTCAGTTGGAACATATCTTACTTAGACCTGACACATACATTGGGTCAGTAGAACGAGCAACTGAGACCATGTGGGTATTTGACAAGGAAAAAGAATGTATGGTGCAGAAAGAACTGACTTTTGTACCAG GTCTGTACAAAATTTATGATGAAATTTTGGTGAACGCTGCTGACAATAAGCAGAGAGATTCAAAAATGGATGTAATTAGAATTGACATAAACCAAGAGCAAAATACTATATCAGTTTACAACAATGGTTGTGGTATTCCAGTTGTTATGCATAAAgatgaaaaaatgtatgttcCAACTATGATTTTTGGCCATCTTTTGACATCTTCAAATTACAATGATGAAGAAGAGAAAGTAACAGGTGGTAGGAATGGGTACGGTGCAAAACTTTGTAACATATTCTCAACAAAGTTTACAGTAGAAACTGCATCTAGACAAtataagaaacattttaaacaaacttggGGTTGTAATATGACAAAGGCTTCCGAACCAAAGGTTAAGGAAGCTGGCAAAGATGATGATTTTACTAAAGTAACTTTTAGCCCTGATTTAGCTAAGTTTAAAATGGATAAACTCGAGGACGATATTGTTGCGTTGATGTCGCGACGTGCTTATGACGTGGCTGCCTCATCGCAGGGAGTAAAGGTATATTTGAATGGAGAaagacttaaaataaataagtttaaggattatgtagatttatatattaaaggtAAAGAGGACGAGAATGGGCAACCACTGAAAGTAGTTTACGAAAAAGTAAATGATCGTTGGGAAGTTGCACTCACACTTTCCGACAGGGGCTTCCAACAAGTTTCATTTGTGAACTCAATAGCAACGACGAAAGGAGGTAAACATGTTGACACGGTAGCCGATAGCGTTGTCAAAAATGTTCTAGAAgttttgaaaaagaaaaataagggGGGTGTGAACATAAAGCCTTTCCAAGTCAAAAATCACATGTgggtatttataaattgtcttATTGTTAACCCAACCTTTGATTCACAAACAAAGGAGAACATGACACTCCAGGCGAAAAGCTTTGGTTCGAAATGTAATTTCTCTGAGAAATTTATTAATGCAGTTACCAAATCCGGTTTGGTTGAATCTGTATTGACGTGGGCCAAATTCAAAGCACAAACGGAACTAGTGAAGGCGTCAGGTAAGAAGCAGAGTAAATTGAAAGGTATACCGAAGTTAGAAGATGCTAATGACGCTGGTACCAAAAATTCTCACCTTTGTACCCTAATTCTTACCGAGGGAGACTCAGCTAAAACATTAGCTGTATCGGGACTCAGTGTAGTTGGCAGAGATCATTACGGTGTCTTCCCATTAAAGGGTAAACCGTTGAACGTCCGTGATGCATCACACAAACAAGTTTTGGAAAACGTTGAAATTAACAACCTGATCAAAATTCTCGGTCTACAgtacaaaaagaaatacaacacacttgatgatttaaaaacattgagGTACGGTAAAGTGATGATAATGGCCGATCAGGATCAAGACGGATCACATATCAAAGGTCTTATAATCAACTTCATTCATCATAATTGGcctgaattattaaaactaccGTTCTTAGAGGAATTTATTACTCCTATTGTTAAAGCTACAAAGAAGGACAAAGAAATATCCTTCTATTCGTTACCAGAATTTGAAGAATGGAAAAGGGAAACGGAGAACCATCATACGTTCAACATCAAATACTACAAAGGTTTGGGTACCTCCACATCCAAGGAGGCTAAAGAATATTTCCAGAATATGGAAAGGCATAGGATTAAGTTTAGATATAGCGGACCCACTGACGATCACCACATTGAGCTGGCGTTCTCAAAGAAAGGTGCAGATCAACGTAAGGAATGGTTGACAAACCATATGGATGAAGTTAAGAGGAGGAGGGAAATTGGTTTATCGGAAAGATATTTGTACACTAAAGAAACAAAAGCTGTAACATATTCTGACTTCATTAATTTAGAGCTGGTTCTCTTTTCTAATGGTGATAATGTTAG ATCGATTCCGTCCATGGTGGACGGGCTGAAGCCTGGCCAGCGTAAGGTGATCTTCACGTGCATAAAGCGTAACGACAAACGCGAGGTCAAGGTCGCGCAGCTGGCGGGTTCCGTCGCTGAGCACTCTGCTTACCATCATG gtgAGCAGTCGCTGGCTATGACAATAGTGAACCTGGCGCAGAATTACGTCGGCTCCAACAATATCAACCTGCTGGAGCCGCGCGGTCAGTTTGGTACACGACTTTGTGGTGGCAAGGACTCTGCCAGCCCCCGTTACATATTCACTCTCATGTCACCCCTCACCAGGCTCGTCTTCCATCCGCATGATGATCCATTACTTATT CACGAGTTTGAAGATAACCAGAAGATAGAGCCGGTGCACTATGTGCCTATACTTCCCATGGTGCTGGTGAACGGTGCTGAGGGTATCGGTACAGGCTGGTCTACCAAGATACCCAATTACAATCCAAGGGACATCGTCGCTAATATACG GCGAATGTTAGACGGCGAGGAACCGACGACGATGCATCCTTGGTATAAAAACTTCCGCGGTACAATCGAGAGTTTCGGTGACAAGTATGTGATCTCTGGTGAAGCGGCTGTGTTGCCCGGAGAGAAGATTGAGATCACCGAATTACCCGTTGGCACCTGGACACAGAACTACAAGGAGAATGTACTAGAACCTATGCTGGGAAATGAGAAAGTTAAACCACTCATCTCTGAGTACAGA GAATATAATACAGATACTACGGTGCGTTTTGTGGTATCCTTGTTACCGGGCAAGCTGGCTGAGGTGGAAGCGGAAGGCATTCACAAAGTATTCAAACTTCAGACCACTATCTCTATGACCTGTATGAATGCCTTTGAtcataataattgtttaaaaaa ataCGATAAAGTAGAAGAAGTTTTACGCGAGTTTTACGATCTCCGTCTAAGATATTATTCAAGACGTAAAGACTTCCTGGAAGGTCAGCTGCAGGCTGAAGCAGACAAACTTACAAACCAGGCGAGATTCATATTAGAGAAATGTGACAAAGGACtcgttattgaaaataaaaagagaaaagcTATGGTTGAAGAACTTATTAAAAGAG gCTACGCACCGGATCCGATTGCCGATTGGAAGAAGCGCGCCAGCAAGATGCAAGGGTTGGACACTGTGGAGGAGGAGGAGCAGGAGTCTGAGGAGGAGGTGGAACCTGAGGATAACAAGGGCAAGCCTGTGGATCCAG aAAAAGCATTCCAGCAACTAAAAGAAGTGAAAAAGTTCAATTACCTGCTGGGTATGTCGATGTGGATGCTGACCAAGGAGAAGAAAGATGATCTGCTGAAGCAAAGAGACCAGAAACTCTCCGAGTTGGAGATCCTCAA AGCTAAAACTCCAGCGATGTTGTGGCGCGAGGATCTGGATGCTTTCCTCGTACGTTTAGAGGAGGTGGAGGAGAAAGAGAGGAACGAAGAGAATACCGTAAACAAGAAGAGCTCCAAGGCAATG GCTGCAAACAAGAAGAACAGGAAGTCTCTGTTCGACATCATCCCATCAGAGAACGGCAGGAGGATCGAGCCCAAGATATCAGAGGACCTCATCAAGAGGATACAGGCTGCGGAGAAGGCCAAGACCAGGAAAGAAATCAAGAAGGAATATGATCCT GACGATCCCACGGGAGTGACCCCGCCCACTAGTGGAGAGAAGAAGCCAAAGGGAAGAGTAAAGAAAGAGAAACCAGAAAAGGAGAAGGCGGAGAAGACGGATGGGCTAAAACAGACGAAACTTACATTCAAGAAGGAACCTAAGAAG aaaaagatGACATTCAGCGGCAGCAGTTCTGGCGAGATGTCGGAGTCAGATGTGGAGATGGTGGAGCAACCTGCGCCACGGGAGAGAGCCAGCGCCAGGAGAGCTGCCACAAAG GTTCAGAAATACAAAGACGGTTCAGAGGAGTCAGAGTCTAACGAGGAGTTAGAACTTCATGACAACAAGGTGGACTCTGAGGGGGAGAGGCCGCGCGCGCTGTCTCTcagtgatgatgatgacttcAATGTTAAGAAGAATGCTAACAAGAAACCTGCTGAAATGGATTCAG ATTGTCTGTTCGATTCATTAATAGAAGATACAAAGAAAGATCAACCAACAAACAACCATCACTCGGAGCCCACCACCATATTATCCAGTGAGGAAGAGGAGGCTCCACTCTCCCCTCCTAAGAAGAAGCCAGCACCTAAGAGGAAGTTGCTCAACACCAACAGCAAGGACAAGAAAGAAGACAAGCCCAAGAAGAGACCTGCCAAAGTCCTGCTGAGTGCGGATAGTGATGATGATAGCATATTTGATACTAAAAAG GATAAGAAGGCGAATCCTAAGAAGAAAGCAAAGAAGAAAGCTGATAGTGATTCAGAAGACGAGGATATCTCCAGCAGTCCAGCGCCGCGAGGCAAAGCGCGCTCCAGACCTCAAGCTAAATACAACTTTAGTGATGACAGCGAATAG
- the LOC106710448 gene encoding transmembrane protein 223 has translation MSLISFASTILKRSITFRSFPRCNNLSHVTRNSSYSSVTTKTIHDVNTKVARDVILFKYENPKFFKYMNVFAIVQYMFWTYLGIFAFKSLRDAPVDKSMITDETPWFRRINLGENKYRNTLGAVALLIGTGSLGMVWMYTLKSVRYLILNKGGQHLTFVTYGPFGKNRMMKVPIENVCCKENRTMAKVQLPIKVKNTMMHYMLDMRGEFKNPLLFDSTAGLSRKW, from the exons atgtCGTTAATATCATTTGCtagtacaattttaaaacgaagCATTACTTTCCGCTCATTTCCTAGATGTAACAATTTAAGTCATGTAACACGGAATTCGTCTTATAGTTCAGTAACAACAAAAACTATTCATGATGTGAATACCAAAGTTGCAAGGGacgttatattatttaaatatgagaatccgaagttttttaaatatatgaacgTGTTTGCTATCGTTCAGTATATGTTTTGGACATATCTTGGTATATTTGCGTTTAAATCTTTGAGGGATGCACCGGTTGACAAGTCAATGATTACAGACGAAACTCCTTGGTTTAGAAGAATAAACCTCGGTGAAAATAAGTACAGAAATACTTTAGGAGCTGTTGCTTTACTTATTG GTACTGGATCATTGGGTATGGTTTGGATGTACACTTTGAAGTCAGTCAGATATTTGATACTAAACAAAGGTGGCCAGCATTTAACCTTTGTAACGTACGGTCCATTTGGTAAGAACCGCATGATGAAGGTACCCATAGAAAATGTCTGTTGCAAAGAGAACAGGACAATGGCCAAAGTTCAACTTCCGATTAAAGTGAAGAACACTATGATGCATTATATGTTGGACATGCGTGGAGAGTTTAAAAATCCCCTCTTGTTTGATAGCACTGCGGGATTGTCTAGGAAATGGTGA